A portion of the Bacteroides faecium genome contains these proteins:
- the tilS gene encoding tRNA lysidine(34) synthetase TilS: MIQQRITQYIEKEDLFSSDSKILVALSGGADSVALLCILHAAGYHCEAAHCNFHLRGEESNRDEQFVRQLCKRYGIRLHTIDFDTTRYAAEKRISIEMAARELRYNWFEEIRNQCQADVVAVAHHQDDSVETILLNLIRGTGITGLLGIRPRNGVIVRPLLCINREEIMLYLQNIGQDYVTDSTNLEDEYTRNKIRLNILPLMQTINPSVKNSLIETSNYLNDVATIYNKYTDEVKARIVTAEGIRIRELLKEPAPEALLFEILHPLGFNSAQIKDIANSLDGQPGKQFSSKEWRVIKDRELLLLEKAQSENKEELPFQIIKEEKEYTPDFQIPREKGIACFDADKLNGEISYRKWQTGDTFVPFGMKGKKKVSDYLTDRKFSISQKERQWVLCCGERIAWLIGERTDNRFRIDETTQRIVIYKIV; this comes from the coding sequence ATGATACAACAACGGATTACACAGTATATAGAAAAAGAGGATTTATTTTCTTCCGACAGCAAAATCCTGGTCGCATTGAGCGGTGGAGCCGACTCGGTGGCATTGTTATGCATCCTTCATGCAGCAGGCTATCACTGCGAAGCTGCACATTGCAATTTCCATCTGCGTGGCGAAGAATCAAACCGCGACGAGCAATTTGTCCGACAGCTATGCAAAAGATATGGAATCCGCCTGCATACAATTGATTTTGATACTACCCGATATGCAGCCGAAAAACGTATTTCCATCGAAATGGCAGCCCGGGAATTGCGATACAACTGGTTTGAAGAAATAAGAAATCAATGCCAGGCCGATGTTGTAGCAGTTGCCCATCATCAGGATGATAGCGTAGAGACAATATTGCTGAATCTAATTCGAGGAACAGGCATCACCGGACTATTGGGAATCCGCCCCCGCAATGGAGTTATCGTACGCCCGTTACTTTGTATCAACAGGGAAGAAATCATGCTCTATCTGCAAAACATCGGACAAGATTATGTGACAGACAGCACCAATCTGGAAGACGAATATACCCGTAATAAAATCCGGCTCAACATTCTTCCACTTATGCAGACAATTAATCCATCTGTAAAAAACAGTCTGATAGAAACCAGCAATTATCTGAATGACGTAGCTACTATATATAATAAGTACACGGACGAAGTCAAAGCAAGAATAGTCACAGCAGAAGGTATCCGAATCCGCGAATTATTAAAAGAACCGGCACCCGAAGCTCTTTTATTTGAAATATTGCATCCTCTGGGCTTCAACTCCGCACAAATCAAAGATATTGCCAATTCGCTTGACGGACAACCGGGAAAACAGTTCAGCAGTAAAGAATGGAGAGTGATTAAAGACAGGGAACTCCTTTTATTAGAAAAGGCCCAATCAGAAAACAAAGAGGAACTCCCTTTCCAAATCATCAAAGAAGAAAAAGAATATACGCCGGACTTTCAGATTCCGAGAGAAAAGGGAATTGCCTGTTTTGACGCAGACAAGCTGAATGGAGAAATCTCTTACCGGAAATGGCAGACAGGAGACACTTTTGTTCCTTTCGGAATGAAAGGAAAGAAAAAAGTAAGCGATTATCTGACCGATCGCAAATTTTCTATCAGCCAAAAAGAACGCCAATGGGTACTCTGTTGCGGAGAACGCATTGCGTGGTTGATAGGCGAACGGACAGACAACCGCTTCCGTATTGATGAAACGACCC